One genomic segment of Arthrobacter sp. JZ12 includes these proteins:
- the smpB gene encoding SsrA-binding protein SmpB codes for MPRESGRQVVATNRKARHDYQVLDTYEAGIALQGTEVKSLRAGRASLVDGYAIFYNDELWLEGIHIPEYSQGSWTNHAARRRRKLLLHREELTKISHKIRESGFTIVPLQLYFLNGRAKVEIGIARGKRDYDKRQTLREQQDNREAQRAMRERNLGA; via the coding sequence GTGCCCAGGGAAAGTGGCCGTCAGGTTGTGGCCACCAATCGGAAGGCCCGGCATGACTACCAGGTGCTGGATACCTACGAGGCGGGAATCGCGCTTCAGGGCACCGAGGTGAAGTCTCTTCGGGCGGGCCGTGCGTCCCTCGTCGACGGGTACGCCATCTTCTACAACGACGAGCTGTGGCTTGAGGGGATCCATATCCCCGAGTACTCGCAGGGGAGTTGGACCAACCACGCCGCGCGCCGTCGTCGTAAATTGCTCCTGCACCGCGAGGAGCTAACCAAGATCTCCCACAAGATCCGCGAGAGCGGCTTCACCATCGTTCCGCTGCAGCTCTACTTCCTGAATGGCAGGGCAAAGGTGGAGATCGGCATCGCACGAGGCAAGCGGGATTACGACAAACGACAGACGCTGCGGGAGCAGCAGGACAACCGCGAGGCGCAGCGCGCCATGCGCGAGAGGAACCTTGGCGCATGA
- a CDS encoding peptidoglycan DD-metalloendopeptidase family protein: MTSCQLPFLGRPAALKTLTALSLAAVTALSLTLSGPVHADELDNRKSALEQEIADVQQSIEYLDEDIAETIAQLKVYQGQLPGAQQSLADAQGRVEAATAEVNALAQRVQLAQETKNKITEQLKQDEAEMAETREVIGQIATQAYKNGGVPTSLSLMLGSDGSDGFASMELVEQALRNQNSALERLAEQNATNVNSQARLVAVEDEIRDLKTKADAALAAEQAARDEAAAEKAKVDKLISDTSKLSDKLQKQKPVIEAKLAKVEAAHEQVVEDIAERQRRLIEEARKREEARLKAEAEERARIENERRAAAAAEANRRAAAEAAAANKPKPAPIVPKPVAPVVQPPAPSSPSAFGLRAPVSGPITSGYGWRPTPLGTIDFNGSGGYTHTGIDYGVACGTPLYAPAAGEVWYADSNVLPGAGNRIVLNHGVVGGNVLATNFYHLSTFVVGPGQRVSAGQLIGYTGTTGNSTGCHLHFETVLNGNLVDPMGLL; this comes from the coding sequence ATGACTTCCTGCCAGCTTCCTTTCCTGGGGCGTCCGGCAGCCCTGAAAACACTCACCGCACTTTCGCTGGCCGCCGTAACCGCCCTTTCGTTAACCCTGAGCGGTCCCGTTCACGCGGACGAGCTGGACAACCGTAAGAGCGCGCTTGAGCAGGAGATCGCAGACGTTCAGCAGTCAATCGAGTACCTCGACGAGGATATCGCCGAGACGATTGCGCAGCTGAAGGTCTACCAGGGGCAGCTTCCGGGCGCACAGCAGTCTCTCGCCGATGCGCAGGGTCGCGTCGAGGCGGCCACCGCGGAGGTGAACGCCCTTGCGCAGCGGGTCCAGTTGGCGCAGGAAACCAAGAACAAGATCACCGAACAGCTGAAGCAGGACGAGGCCGAGATGGCCGAAACCCGCGAGGTGATCGGCCAGATCGCAACGCAGGCGTACAAGAACGGCGGCGTGCCGACGAGCCTCTCCCTGATGCTCGGCAGCGACGGATCCGACGGCTTCGCCTCCATGGAGCTTGTTGAGCAGGCGCTTCGCAACCAGAATTCCGCTCTTGAGCGGCTGGCGGAGCAGAACGCGACCAACGTCAACTCCCAGGCAAGGCTTGTTGCCGTCGAGGACGAGATCCGCGACCTGAAGACCAAGGCCGACGCCGCCCTGGCCGCCGAACAGGCGGCCCGGGACGAGGCGGCCGCCGAGAAGGCAAAGGTCGACAAGCTCATTTCTGACACCTCGAAGCTGTCGGACAAGCTGCAGAAACAGAAACCGGTCATCGAGGCGAAGCTGGCCAAGGTCGAGGCTGCGCACGAGCAGGTGGTTGAGGATATCGCCGAACGCCAGCGCCGCTTGATCGAGGAAGCGCGGAAGCGGGAGGAAGCCCGCCTCAAGGCCGAGGCCGAAGAGCGCGCGCGGATCGAGAACGAGCGGCGGGCTGCAGCCGCGGCTGAGGCGAATCGGCGGGCGGCCGCAGAAGCCGCAGCCGCCAACAAACCGAAGCCGGCGCCGATCGTTCCCAAGCCCGTAGCACCGGTGGTCCAGCCGCCGGCGCCGTCCAGCCCGTCGGCCTTCGGCCTCCGCGCTCCGGTCAGCGGCCCTATCACCTCCGGCTACGGCTGGCGTCCGACGCCGCTCGGCACCATCGACTTCAACGGATCCGGCGGTTACACCCACACCGGAATCGACTACGGGGTTGCCTGCGGCACGCCGCTCTATGCACCCGCCGCCGGTGAGGTCTGGTACGCCGATTCCAACGTCCTGCCCGGAGCAGGTAACCGGATCGTCCTCAACCACGGGGTAGTCGGGGGCAACGTGCTGGCGACGAACTTTTACCACCTGTCCACCTTCGTGGTCGGACCGGGTCAGCGGGTCAGCGCCGGTCAGCTGATCGGATACACCGGAACCACCGGTAACTCCACCGGCTGCCACCTCCACTTCGAGACGGTGCTCAACGGGAACCTCGTTGATCCAATGGGCCTGCTCTGA
- the ftsX gene encoding permease-like cell division protein FtsX: MRFAFILGEIASGMRRNLVMVVSVVLVTFISLTFVGAAGLLQLQINQMKGYWYDRVQVAVFLCVENSTSESCASGPVTEEQRTAIEAKLKSPEMAAYVETVEYESQDQALVHFREQLANSPIVDAVTAEQLPESFRVGLVDAEKYEIISEAFSSEPGVDIVSDQREYLEEIFSYINIASLVALGIAVVMSVGAILLVATTIRLSAFSRRRETGIMRLVGASKAVIQLPFVLEGVIAALLGAAIASGTLWAVLRYGGDWLSREYPQMGFISTQELLLIVPALFALGTLLAGMSSLLTLRRYLKV, encoded by the coding sequence ATGAGGTTCGCGTTCATACTCGGGGAGATCGCGTCCGGCATGCGACGCAACCTCGTGATGGTTGTCTCAGTCGTACTGGTCACCTTCATCTCGCTGACCTTTGTGGGAGCGGCCGGACTTCTTCAGCTGCAGATCAACCAGATGAAGGGCTACTGGTACGACCGCGTACAGGTAGCCGTGTTCCTCTGTGTGGAGAATTCGACGTCGGAAAGCTGCGCGTCGGGGCCGGTCACCGAGGAACAGCGAACGGCCATTGAGGCGAAGCTCAAGTCGCCCGAGATGGCTGCCTATGTCGAGACGGTCGAATACGAATCTCAGGACCAGGCACTCGTACACTTCCGCGAGCAGCTGGCTAATTCGCCCATCGTGGACGCCGTGACGGCTGAGCAGCTTCCGGAGTCATTCCGCGTGGGACTGGTGGACGCCGAAAAGTACGAAATCATCAGCGAAGCATTCTCCTCCGAGCCGGGCGTGGACATCGTGAGCGACCAGCGCGAGTACCTCGAGGAAATCTTCAGTTACATCAACATTGCCTCCCTGGTTGCCCTAGGCATCGCCGTCGTGATGAGCGTCGGAGCGATACTGCTGGTCGCCACCACGATCCGCCTTTCCGCCTTCAGCAGGCGTCGCGAGACCGGAATCATGCGACTGGTCGGGGCGAGCAAGGCCGTAATTCAGCTCCCGTTCGTACTGGAAGGCGTGATCGCAGCCCTTCTCGGTGCCGCCATCGCCTCCGGAACGCTGTGGGCGGTCCTGCGATACGGTGGCGACTGGTTGTCCAGGGAGTACCCGCAGATGGGCTTCATTTCAACGCAGGAGCTGCTGTTGATCGTCCCGGCGCTGTTCGCCCTGGGCACGCTCCTGGCCGGCATGTCCTCGCTGCTAACCCTCCGACGCTACTTGAAGGTTTAG
- the ftsE gene encoding cell division ATP-binding protein FtsE — translation MIRFEQVTKVYDQKSKPALDGVSLDVDRGEFVFLVGASGSGKSTFIRLVLKEDRATRGAVYVAGQNVANIPSWRVPKLRRGIGVVFQDFRLLPNKSVFANVAFAMQVIGKSRAVIRETVPEVLKTVGLEGKNNRMPHELSGGEQQRVAIARAIVNKPGILLADEPTGNLDPTTSMGIMRVLDRINQNGTTVVMATHDDDIVNTMRKRVVELRDGSVIRDDAQGIYIGETAAAAG, via the coding sequence ATGATCAGATTCGAGCAAGTCACCAAGGTCTACGACCAGAAGTCGAAGCCCGCTCTGGACGGCGTCAGCCTTGACGTTGACCGCGGCGAGTTCGTCTTCCTGGTCGGTGCCTCCGGATCAGGTAAATCGACCTTCATCCGCCTCGTTCTCAAGGAAGACCGCGCTACCCGCGGCGCCGTGTACGTAGCGGGCCAGAACGTAGCCAACATCCCGAGCTGGCGCGTCCCGAAGCTGCGGCGGGGCATCGGCGTCGTCTTCCAGGACTTCCGTCTCCTGCCCAACAAATCCGTGTTCGCCAACGTAGCCTTCGCCATGCAGGTGATCGGCAAGAGCCGCGCCGTCATCCGCGAGACGGTGCCCGAGGTGCTCAAGACCGTGGGCCTCGAAGGCAAGAACAACCGCATGCCCCACGAACTTTCCGGCGGTGAGCAGCAGCGCGTGGCCATCGCCCGCGCCATCGTCAACAAGCCCGGAATCCTGCTGGCGGACGAACCCACCGGTAACCTCGACCCGACCACCTCGATGGGAATCATGAGGGTCCTCGACCGGATCAACCAGAACGGCACCACCGTGGTGATGGCCACGCACGACGACGACATCGTGAACACCATGCGCAAGAGGGTCGTCGAGCTTCGCGACGGTTCCGTCATCCGCGACGATGCCCAGGGCATCTACATCGGCGAGACCGCGGCGGCCGCGGGATGA
- the prfB gene encoding peptide chain release factor 2: MADIDFPAEIRALRAKYDSIEAVSDVEGIRAEIAELSEQAGEPNLWDDPAAAQQITSRLSHKQSALDRLNKLSARIDDLEVLVELAQDEDDEDSRAEAVKELTSLSKALDDLEVVTLLAGEWDEREAVVTIRSGAGGVDAADFAEMLLRMYLRWAERRGYPTQVLDTSYAEEAGLKSATFEVKAPYAFGTLSVEAGTHRLVRISPFDNQGRRQTSFAAVEVIPLIEQTDSIEIPDNEIRVDVFRSSGPGGQSVNTTDSAVRLTHIPTGIVVSMQNEKSQIQNRAAALRVLQSRLLLLKKEQEDAEKKALAGDVKASWGDQMRSYVLNPYQMVKDLRTEHEVGNPSAVFDGEIDDFIDAGIRWRAGSRNSEN, encoded by the coding sequence ATGGCAGACATTGATTTTCCCGCAGAGATCCGCGCGCTCCGAGCAAAATACGACTCAATCGAGGCGGTTTCGGACGTCGAGGGAATCCGCGCAGAAATCGCAGAGCTCAGCGAACAGGCCGGCGAGCCCAACCTGTGGGACGACCCCGCCGCAGCCCAGCAGATCACCTCGCGGCTTTCGCACAAGCAGAGCGCGCTGGACCGGCTCAACAAGCTGTCCGCACGCATCGACGACCTCGAAGTGCTGGTCGAGCTGGCACAGGACGAGGATGATGAAGACTCCCGCGCTGAAGCGGTCAAGGAGCTGACCTCGCTCAGCAAGGCCCTGGATGACCTCGAGGTCGTGACGCTACTGGCCGGCGAATGGGACGAGCGCGAGGCCGTTGTCACCATCCGCTCCGGTGCTGGGGGAGTGGACGCCGCCGACTTCGCGGAGATGCTGCTGCGCATGTACCTCCGCTGGGCCGAACGCCGCGGCTACCCCACGCAGGTACTCGACACGTCCTACGCCGAAGAAGCCGGCCTCAAATCCGCGACATTTGAAGTGAAGGCGCCCTACGCCTTCGGAACCCTCTCGGTCGAGGCCGGGACGCACCGCCTGGTACGTATCAGCCCCTTCGACAACCAGGGCCGGCGCCAGACCTCGTTCGCCGCGGTCGAGGTCATCCCGCTCATCGAGCAGACCGACTCCATCGAAATCCCCGACAACGAAATCCGCGTCGACGTCTTCCGTTCCTCCGGTCCCGGCGGGCAGTCCGTGAACACCACCGACTCCGCCGTCCGCCTCACGCACATCCCCACGGGCATTGTCGTGTCCATGCAGAACGAGAAGTCGCAGATCCAGAACCGCGCCGCTGCACTCCGCGTGCTGCAGTCGCGCCTCCTGCTGCTGAAGAAGGAGCAGGAGGACGCCGAGAAGAAGGCGCTCGCCGGCGACGTCAAGGCATCGTGGGGAGACCAGATGCGCTCCTACGTACTCAACCCGTACCAGATGGTCAAGGACCTGCGGACCGAGCATGAGGTGGGAAACCCCTCAGCAGTGTTCGACGGCGAAATCGACGACTTCATCGACGCCGGCATCCGCTGGCGGGCCGGATCCCGTAACAGCGAGAACTGA
- a CDS encoding pilus assembly protein TadG-related protein, with the protein MTHSDREPCKGEEGQITVLIIGYILVSLLVVAVVTAVSAVYIEHKKLLSVADGAALSAADSFRVSGIDAEAGEPAPTLDSGSVAGAAEAYLERSGAAARFNSLSLDPATGATDPRTARVVLTAVVHPPLVNFLVPSGIPIAATADARADLTR; encoded by the coding sequence ATGACGCATAGCGATCGGGAACCCTGCAAGGGCGAGGAGGGCCAGATCACCGTCCTGATCATCGGTTACATTCTGGTTTCCCTGCTGGTGGTTGCGGTGGTCACCGCCGTTTCCGCCGTCTACATCGAACACAAGAAGCTGCTGTCCGTCGCAGACGGCGCAGCCTTGAGCGCAGCGGACAGCTTCCGTGTGTCGGGAATTGACGCCGAAGCAGGAGAACCCGCCCCCACGCTGGATTCCGGCTCCGTCGCAGGCGCGGCTGAGGCATACCTCGAACGTTCCGGTGCGGCCGCACGGTTTAACAGCCTGTCACTTGATCCGGCGACAGGCGCGACCGACCCACGCACCGCGCGGGTGGTGCTCACCGCCGTCGTGCATCCACCGCTGGTGAACTTTCTGGTTCCGTCAGGAATCCCCATCGCTGCAACCGCTGATGCCCGCGCGGATCTGACCCGATAG
- a CDS encoding AAA family ATPase has protein sequence MRQPTISLSRKEGWVAFANKPKLEPPEPVTRSALIGLSDAAAADYAAQRLRYLSWLTIATPQLSRVHAAMDDMINSDLQDFDRVRSAPVIDAEPGVGKSTAVNVFGREIHREIIAKEGPMVGGEAERIPVVRIGLTGNTTPKSLLVQILDFYGHPRRSGTTLEVSSSALDCALRCETELIIIDDIHFLNLNRRDGREVSNTLKSLANDFPATFIFVGVGVEARGLFDEGLGPYESAAAQLGRRWTRLEMPAFHIFTERQRNEWRTTLKELERGMILVDAHPGMIADELSDYFFARTSGYIGSMMELARIGAYKAIKDGSEQITRELLDTVQISRAAEKRRYELEAAMKSGKLHSLPKQSKHRKPGDVDDDS, from the coding sequence ATGCGACAACCAACTATCAGTCTGTCTCGAAAGGAAGGTTGGGTAGCCTTCGCCAACAAGCCGAAGCTCGAACCGCCTGAGCCGGTCACGAGGAGTGCTCTGATCGGATTGAGTGATGCAGCGGCCGCCGACTATGCCGCTCAGCGGCTCAGATACCTCTCATGGCTGACCATCGCAACGCCACAACTCAGCCGCGTCCATGCAGCAATGGACGACATGATCAATTCTGACCTTCAGGACTTCGACCGAGTCCGCAGCGCCCCGGTGATTGATGCAGAACCAGGGGTTGGGAAGTCGACAGCAGTGAATGTGTTCGGGCGGGAGATACATCGGGAAATCATTGCGAAGGAAGGACCGATGGTCGGAGGGGAAGCCGAGCGGATCCCCGTCGTGCGAATTGGCCTTACTGGGAACACAACACCAAAGTCCCTGCTCGTCCAAATACTCGACTTCTACGGTCACCCGAGAAGATCCGGAACAACTCTAGAAGTGAGCTCTAGTGCACTGGACTGTGCGTTGAGATGTGAAACCGAACTAATCATCATCGATGACATTCACTTCCTAAATCTCAACCGTAGGGATGGAAGGGAAGTCAGCAATACCTTGAAATCCCTAGCCAACGATTTTCCGGCGACCTTTATCTTCGTTGGCGTTGGAGTGGAAGCCCGCGGTTTGTTCGACGAGGGGCTTGGACCTTACGAATCAGCAGCAGCTCAACTAGGGCGCCGGTGGACACGGCTCGAGATGCCAGCGTTCCACATCTTCACCGAACGACAGCGGAATGAATGGCGAACAACCCTGAAAGAACTCGAGAGGGGCATGATTCTCGTTGATGCTCATCCCGGGATGATCGCTGACGAGCTAAGCGACTACTTTTTTGCCAGAACTTCGGGATACATCGGTTCCATGATGGAGCTGGCCCGCATCGGAGCGTATAAGGCGATCAAGGATGGGTCAGAACAAATTACTAGGGAGCTCCTTGACACAGTGCAAATATCAAGAGCTGCTGAGAAGCGACGGTACGAACTCGAAGCTGCGATGAAGAGCGGGAAACTGCATAGCCTGCCCAAACAGAGCAAGCATAGGAAGCCAGGAGACGTGGACGACGACTCCTAG
- a CDS encoding Mu transposase C-terminal domain-containing protein: protein MPSDVALHLIPEDQWEEVTDRASHVREVLSGYKSGTQASPLPGEPRDKYDPRKSLMSRYEAKAAELHVSVPTVRNWVRRYQDDGVLGLADRRSQKPVDPLQGCSPEWIAIARTVIKERTYRSNISTKNLLLSIEERVNRTNKEKLARNEGASESIPIPMPTEWAASRAVNELNRNKSPKSARKRREAAEMPRDGFGRFEASRPGQLVLLDTNRLDVWALNEITLKWVQTELTVAMDVYSGCILGLRLSPISTRSIDVAPVLYEIVQPHEAPPSWPHGASWPYHGVPETVLILDEDDEVRFQGPGILPDAVTVDHGKVYVSAHIVNACAELGISIRPARKYTPTDKAPIERFFGTLRTGLLDLLPGYKGQNIEARGIGTEEEAFYTVKQLEEMIREWVGTVYHRHQVDSLSEHQMPGLRLSPMDRYALGVASAGAIVLPRDPHFALHFLPVTFHVMKRDGVYFTGLIFKGPILAKWRDRQNPYGGPKKNKWPFRYDPSDLRKIYFLDPEDRTWHILQSQLATSVGRPFGSDALEIAKRLAMEKKVPLKEALLQLLAKFGAGLELTPGERKAAIRENQKAVKLQEATKTIEEEASANDDALQYEEGLFAEDYDDEEPSQSGHQGPKSDEYYDDAAGSL from the coding sequence GTGCCCAGCGACGTAGCACTCCACCTGATTCCCGAAGACCAATGGGAAGAAGTGACGGACCGGGCCTCACACGTGCGCGAGGTACTTTCCGGCTACAAATCGGGGACCCAAGCGTCGCCACTTCCAGGGGAACCTAGAGATAAGTACGATCCGCGAAAATCCCTCATGTCTAGGTATGAAGCGAAAGCTGCTGAACTCCATGTCAGCGTCCCCACTGTCCGCAATTGGGTGCGCAGGTACCAGGACGACGGTGTTCTGGGCCTCGCCGACCGCAGATCGCAGAAACCGGTTGACCCGTTACAGGGGTGCAGCCCGGAATGGATCGCGATAGCACGAACCGTAATCAAGGAACGAACATATCGGTCGAATATCAGCACGAAGAACCTACTTCTCTCCATTGAGGAGCGAGTCAACCGAACCAACAAGGAAAAGCTCGCACGAAACGAAGGAGCGTCTGAGTCAATACCTATTCCCATGCCGACGGAGTGGGCGGCCAGCAGGGCTGTGAACGAGCTAAATCGCAACAAAAGTCCTAAATCGGCCCGTAAACGCCGCGAGGCGGCAGAGATGCCCCGTGACGGGTTCGGGCGCTTTGAAGCCTCGCGCCCGGGTCAACTGGTTTTATTGGATACGAACAGGCTTGATGTATGGGCACTTAACGAGATCACTCTGAAGTGGGTGCAGACAGAACTTACAGTCGCCATGGATGTCTACAGCGGTTGCATCCTCGGCTTGCGATTATCTCCAATATCAACGAGAAGCATCGACGTGGCGCCCGTTCTCTACGAAATTGTGCAGCCTCACGAGGCGCCCCCGAGTTGGCCGCATGGGGCTTCTTGGCCTTACCACGGTGTTCCTGAGACTGTGCTCATTCTCGACGAGGACGACGAGGTACGGTTCCAAGGCCCTGGTATTCTTCCCGATGCTGTAACAGTGGACCACGGGAAGGTCTATGTTTCCGCCCATATCGTCAATGCGTGCGCAGAGCTCGGCATCTCGATTCGGCCAGCCCGTAAATACACGCCCACGGATAAGGCTCCCATCGAGCGATTCTTCGGGACTCTTAGGACTGGGCTACTTGATCTTCTTCCTGGTTATAAGGGTCAGAATATTGAGGCGCGGGGGATAGGCACAGAAGAAGAAGCTTTTTATACAGTTAAGCAGCTGGAAGAGATGATCCGTGAATGGGTTGGAACCGTTTATCACAGGCATCAAGTAGACAGCTTGAGCGAACATCAGATGCCGGGCTTGCGGCTTAGTCCGATGGATCGTTATGCGCTGGGGGTAGCATCAGCAGGCGCAATCGTGTTGCCTCGGGACCCGCACTTTGCCCTTCATTTCCTTCCAGTGACTTTCCACGTCATGAAGAGGGACGGCGTCTACTTCACGGGACTCATCTTCAAGGGCCCGATTCTCGCGAAATGGCGCGATCGACAGAACCCCTACGGTGGTCCGAAGAAGAACAAATGGCCATTCCGATATGACCCCTCCGACCTAAGGAAAATCTATTTCCTGGACCCCGAGGATAGGACGTGGCATATACTGCAATCGCAATTAGCAACCTCTGTGGGGCGCCCGTTCGGTTCTGATGCCTTAGAGATTGCTAAAAGGCTAGCCATGGAGAAAAAAGTCCCCTTGAAGGAAGCGCTTCTGCAGCTTCTCGCGAAGTTCGGAGCGGGATTGGAGCTTACGCCGGGAGAACGGAAGGCGGCCATCAGGGAGAATCAAAAAGCCGTCAAGCTTCAGGAAGCCACCAAGACGATTGAGGAAGAAGCCTCAGCTAACGATGATGCCTTGCAGTATGAAGAAGGTCTCTTTGCTGAGGATTACGACGATGAAGAACCATCACAAAGCGGCCATCAGGGTCCGAAGAGTGACGAATACTACGATGATGCTGCTGGTTCACTATGA
- a CDS encoding TnsA-like heteromeric transposase endonuclease subunit gives MDSATSLSSARRKLKAARNLDQLRFIPHPYLAPDEIMLSIRKSRSYWRTFPFRDVTLDAFDGAVPWRRPQYRHGQKNRPGLYWAVTEEAHVPYESLTEHLALLRLDRDPDVVRILAQPFRLFVNERHGKSYVPDFFIVRDDLSVEVVEVKPLDKMNDPKTLATLNWAREIIEPHGWNYELVNEPGQQLGYNLRFLAGYRRSQLLASELLAAVRANTYQPEFFGALEARMAELTGTHAMFIRPHLLHLVWTGELTCDLNKPIDAGVVVSPRGRLEP, from the coding sequence GTGGATTCAGCCACTTCCCTTTCCTCTGCACGCAGGAAACTCAAGGCCGCCAGGAACTTGGATCAACTGCGCTTCATCCCGCACCCGTATCTTGCGCCGGATGAGATCATGCTCAGCATCAGGAAAAGCCGCTCCTACTGGCGAACCTTTCCCTTCCGAGATGTGACACTCGACGCCTTCGACGGGGCGGTCCCTTGGCGCCGACCGCAATACCGGCACGGCCAGAAGAACAGGCCGGGGCTGTATTGGGCTGTCACAGAGGAAGCGCATGTACCTTACGAATCCCTGACTGAGCACCTCGCACTACTGCGTCTGGATAGGGACCCAGACGTGGTGCGTATCCTCGCACAGCCCTTCCGGCTTTTCGTCAATGAGCGCCATGGGAAAAGTTACGTCCCAGACTTTTTCATAGTGCGTGATGACTTATCGGTAGAAGTAGTCGAAGTTAAGCCACTCGACAAGATGAACGACCCCAAGACGTTGGCGACCTTGAACTGGGCCCGAGAGATAATCGAGCCCCATGGTTGGAATTACGAGCTCGTCAACGAACCCGGCCAACAACTCGGGTACAACCTTCGTTTCCTTGCTGGTTACCGCAGGTCTCAGCTCTTAGCCAGCGAACTTCTGGCAGCTGTCAGAGCCAACACGTACCAGCCCGAGTTCTTCGGGGCACTTGAAGCGCGGATGGCTGAACTTACTGGTACTCACGCAATGTTCATACGCCCGCACTTGCTCCATCTCGTGTGGACCGGCGAGCTCACCTGCGATCTGAACAAACCAATAGACGCTGGCGTTGTAGTTTCTCCTAGGGGCCGGCTTGAACCATAA
- a CDS encoding LysR family transcriptional regulator — translation MRPKTIQTALSIGALLPGSDRPDLKVEHQALDLPSKEHSFTFVFQRLSVPIRRAVMQALLVLASYLDEYPAPIDYHRRRQLALNRLLPVSTWREIALDQSIRENAPNTARMYLAYRLTGSILEQPEEKGNGYFLIQNFIAATPAHILDRLDDYARAFLRENSITEPLSWEPPLSVLDGISMPTEPVCSIDPQVEDAVGHGLVEPRLIRQLHKGTAKATEVLPSENDSFQALLRQSLDSGDSVKEIASKLNKSERMVRHHLARLSFPTQPPDRIQVSSDELRDMYIDQRLTLQEISDRTGLSWPVVHRLIHRSGAPLRSPGSPTDRKGIDPQTFVELPALLVNALKGHRGKERLQRFAAISSYPSLNSAVRSLGLTQSRLSTQIKALERNVGGPLLTRAGRGQPMHLTPLGSELLEVAREKGILRSESAAADPE, via the coding sequence ATGCGACCGAAGACAATCCAGACAGCTCTTAGCATCGGTGCTCTGCTGCCCGGCAGCGACCGTCCTGACCTAAAGGTCGAACACCAAGCACTTGATCTACCCTCGAAAGAGCACTCGTTCACCTTTGTGTTTCAGCGCCTCTCGGTCCCAATCAGACGAGCTGTAATGCAGGCACTGTTAGTGCTCGCGTCCTACTTGGACGAGTATCCGGCACCAATTGACTATCACCGGCGACGTCAGCTTGCTCTGAACCGATTACTTCCCGTGTCTACCTGGCGGGAAATCGCGCTGGACCAAAGCATACGAGAGAACGCCCCGAATACCGCCCGTATGTACCTCGCCTATCGCCTGACCGGGTCCATCCTCGAACAGCCTGAGGAAAAGGGAAATGGATACTTCCTGATACAAAACTTCATCGCGGCAACCCCAGCACACATATTGGACCGGCTCGATGACTACGCGAGGGCATTCCTCCGCGAGAATTCCATCACTGAGCCACTCAGCTGGGAACCTCCGCTCAGTGTTCTTGATGGCATCTCTATGCCTACGGAGCCCGTCTGTTCCATAGACCCGCAGGTGGAAGACGCGGTCGGCCACGGCCTTGTGGAACCGCGGCTCATCCGTCAGCTGCACAAGGGGACCGCCAAGGCGACGGAAGTACTACCTTCCGAGAACGACTCTTTTCAAGCACTTCTACGGCAGTCGCTTGACAGTGGCGACTCAGTAAAGGAGATAGCTAGCAAGCTGAACAAGAGCGAGCGGATGGTGCGGCATCACCTCGCCCGGCTCTCGTTCCCTACTCAACCCCCGGACAGAATCCAGGTTAGTTCCGATGAGCTCCGTGACATGTACATCGACCAGCGGTTGACCCTTCAGGAAATCTCTGACCGAACCGGCTTGTCGTGGCCAGTTGTCCACCGACTTATCCATCGTTCTGGCGCTCCGCTCAGAAGTCCCGGCAGCCCCACCGACCGGAAAGGCATTGATCCGCAAACATTTGTTGAACTGCCAGCGCTCCTTGTGAACGCTCTGAAGGGTCACCGCGGCAAGGAGCGACTGCAACGCTTCGCCGCAATCAGCAGCTATCCAAGCCTCAATTCTGCGGTTCGTAGCCTAGGGCTCACTCAATCAAGGTTGAGTACTCAGATTAAGGCCCTTGAACGCAACGTAGGTGGTCCTCTTCTGACACGAGCGGGGCGGGGGCAGCCGATGCATTTGACACCCCTGGGGAGCGAATTGCTCGAGGTTGCACGGGAGAAGGGCATACTCAGGTCGGAGTCAGCTGCTGCAGATCCAGAGTAA